DNA from Actinoplanes sp. SE50/110:
TCGATCACCATGGCGCGCATCGGCGTCATCCCCTTCTCCCGGCGCCCGCGGGCACCGCATTGCGGATTCGGTACGCGGATGTGCGGCCGGCGGCCACCCGCTCATAGTTGTCGTCGATCCCGATCGTCGTCTCGGCCGCGCCGAGGAACAGCCAGCCGTCGGGGCGCAGGATCTTGGCGGCGTTCTGCAGCACCTGTCGCTTGGTGGCGACGTCGAAATAGATCAGGACATTGCGCAGGAAGATCACGTCGAACGGCTGCATCGGCGGGAACGGCGCGGTCAGGCTCATGTGCTTGAACGAGACGTTGCGGCGCAGCGCCGGGATCACCCGCCAGTGCGCGCCGGCCCGCTCGAAGTACTGCACCAGCTGGGTGGCCGGCAGTCCCCGGTTCACCTCGACCTGGCTGTACTCCGCCTTCTGCGCCCGCTCGACCATCGCGGTGGAGATGTCGGTGCCCTGGATCTCGAACGACCAGCCGGCCGGCAGCGACTCCTGCAGCGTGATCGCCAGGCTGTACGCCTCCTGGCCGCTGGAGCTGGCCGCTGACCAGAACCGCAGCTTGCGGGTACTGGCCCGGGACTTGACCAACTCCGGCAGCACCACGTCGGTGAGCGCGCTGAACGGCTCCCGGTCCCGGAAGAAGGAGGTCTCGTTGGTGGTGAGCGCGTCGATGATCTTCCGCTGATGCTGCGGGTTCGGGCGCTTCTGCAGATCGGCGATGAAATCGTTGACGTTTGGCGCGCCCACTACCCGGGCAACCGGGATCAGCCGGGCCTCGACCAGGTATTCCTTGCCGGGCGCCAGCACGATGGAGGCCTCCCGGCGCACCAGGTTGGCGACGAAGGTGAACTCGGCCTGGGACAGGGTCATCGGGCCACCGCCGCGGACCGTCCCACCCGCACCCGGTTCAGCAGCGCCGCCGCGATCCGGTCGAGAGGCAACACCTCATCGGCCAGACCCGCGCCGACCACGGCGCCCGGCATGCCCCACACCACCGAGGACGCCTCGTCCTGGGCCAGAATCTCACAGCCCGCGTCTCGCAGCACCTTCGCACCACCTCGTCCGTCTTGTCCCATTCCAGTAAGCACCGTGGCGAACGCGGTGCCGCCGTACAGCGCGGCCACCGACCGGAACATCACGTCCACGGCGGGCCGGCAGGAGTTCTCCTGTGGTGCGTTGCTGAGCTGGGTCAGCGTCGACGTGCCCCGGCGGTTGAAGATCAGGTGCCGGTCGCCCGGCGCGATGTAGACCGTGCCGGGCGCCAGTTCCATGCCGTCGCCGGCCTCGACCACCTTCAACGGGATGCTGCGGTCCAGCCGTTCGGCGAACATCTTGGTGAAGACCGGCGGCATGTGCTGGGTGATCACCACCGGGACCGGGAGGTCGGCCGGCAACCCGTGCAGCACCTTGGTCAGCGCGTCCGGGCCGCCGGTGGACGAGCCGATCGCCAGGATGTCGATCCGGCCCTGCGGGCCACGGCGGGCCGGCGGGCGGGCCCCGGCCGGGCCGGCGGGAGCGGCGGGAGCGGGCGGGCGGGCCGGGCCGGGTGGGGTCAGACCCGGACGGCCGGGCACCGGTCCGATGCCGGGGCGCGGGCCGGCCGCCGGGGCGGGGCCTCGCGGCGGCGCGCCGGGCGGCGGGCGACGGCGCCCACCGAGCGCCTGGATCTTGGGTACGAGCTGTTCGCGTACCGCCTCGATCGATTCCTTCACCGAGCCCACGTTGCTGGGCTTGGTCACGTAGTCGGTGGCACCCGCGGAGAGCGCCTCCAGGGTGGCGGTGGCGCCCGCCGCGGACAGCGTGCTGAACATGATCACCGGCAGCGCGGCGTGCCGTTTGCGGAGTTCACGCACCGCCTCGATGCCGTCCATCTGCGGCATCTCGATGTCCATGGTGACCACGTCGGGTTTGAGCTGGTCGATCTTGGCCTGTGCCAGTAGGCCGTTCGCCGCGGTGCCGACCACCTGAATGCCCGGCGCCTCCCCGAGAGCGTCGACGATCAGCCGACGGACCACCACGGAATCGTCGACGACGAGAACCGAGATCATTCGACCACTCCCTTCAACCGAGCCAGGCCGGACCGAGTGCCGCGACGACCGGCGCGAGCAGCCGGTGCGCCGTTGCGGTGTCCAGCAGATCGCGAACCACCAGCGCCTGGACGGCGCCGCTGAGCATGTTCCAGACCCCGCCGGCCCGGTCGGCCAGCGGAATCCCGGCCGTGTCCACCGCCTGCACCAACAGCATCTGCGCCGCGGCCGCGGTGCGGACCCGATCGGAGAGGTACGCAGCCCAGGACGCCGAGTGCACGGCCGGCGACCAGCCGGCGGTGTTGCGCCGGGCGTCGTCGGCGGCGGTCACGACCCGGGTTCGGTCCTCCGGCCGCAGCGTGCGCAGCTTGTCCAACAGGGCGGAGACGGTGTAGTGGTGCGGTCCCAGGTCGATCGGCGCGCCCGCCGGCACCTTCTTCATGGCCGCCACCCAGCCGGCCCCGAGTCGCCGTCGGGCGTCGTCGTCGAGCACCTCCCGCAGGTAGCACCCGACCGCGGCGTCGCAGAGCAGCGCGGTGGCCGCGGCCGCCTCCTCGGTCTGCCGCGCGTCCCGGCCGGTCCCCTCCCAGGTCCACGACATCACGTCGTAGCGCAGGCAGGTCAGCAGCGCGTCCACCGAGCCGATCGGCGCCCGCTCGACCAGGGCCAGGTTGCCCGCCGGGTCGTCCTTCGACATGCCCTTGAGGTTCGGCATCCGGCGCGCGGCGCTCTCCACCTCGACCCAGAGCGGACCCCGGACACCCTCGTCCGGGAGCCGCTCGGCGAGCACCGGCAGGTCGGCGGCCTGGAGGCGCAGACCGCGCAGCAGGACGTCGGCCGCCGCCGACCCGCCCGGCAGGCGGGTCAGGTCGAAGCCCAGGACGGGGGCGCTGACCAGGCTGTACATCAGTTCGTGGCGCGGTACGTATCGACCGCCTGATTGACGTCGAGCGCCAGCATGAGCCGCCCGTCGAGTTTGAAGGTACCCACCACCAGCTCGCGGGTGGGACCACTGAGCGTGTCGGGCGGGGGTTCGAAGGTCTCCTCGTCC
Protein-coding regions in this window:
- a CDS encoding protein-glutamate O-methyltransferase CheR — protein: MTLSQAEFTFVANLVRREASIVLAPGKEYLVEARLIPVARVVGAPNVNDFIADLQKRPNPQHQRKIIDALTTNETSFFRDREPFSALTDVVLPELVKSRASTRKLRFWSAASSSGQEAYSLAITLQESLPAGWSFEIQGTDISTAMVERAQKAEYSQVEVNRGLPATQLVQYFERAGAHWRVIPALRRNVSFKHMSLTAPFPPMQPFDVIFLRNVLIYFDVATKRQVLQNAAKILRPDGWLFLGAAETTIGIDDNYERVAAGRTSAYRIRNAVPAGAGRRG
- a CDS encoding chemotaxis response regulator protein-glutamate methylesterase gives rise to the protein MISVLVVDDSVVVRRLIVDALGEAPGIQVVGTAANGLLAQAKIDQLKPDVVTMDIEMPQMDGIEAVRELRKRHAALPVIMFSTLSAAGATATLEALSAGATDYVTKPSNVGSVKESIEAVREQLVPKIQALGGRRRPPPGAPPRGPAPAAGPRPGIGPVPGRPGLTPPGPARPPAPAAPAGPAGARPPARRGPQGRIDILAIGSSTGGPDALTKVLHGLPADLPVPVVITQHMPPVFTKMFAERLDRSIPLKVVEAGDGMELAPGTVYIAPGDRHLIFNRRGTSTLTQLSNAPQENSCRPAVDVMFRSVAALYGGTAFATVLTGMGQDGRGGAKVLRDAGCEILAQDEASSVVWGMPGAVVGAGLADEVLPLDRIAAALLNRVRVGRSAAVAR